The following are encoded together in the Actinoplanes sp. N902-109 genome:
- a CDS encoding response regulator transcription factor: MIRVLLVDDQQLIRAGLRMLCDAQPDMEVVGEAGNGRDAVLLAERLTPDLIVMDLRMPGLDGITATGRIVAARPGARVLVLTTFGDDDHLYPALTAGACGFLLKDAAPADLLDGIRRAAAGDSAFSQDVLHRLVQRAVQARAGAPRSAPGLTARERDVLALVAEGLSNTEIAGRLHIGVTTVKTHVTSLMTKTGSPNRVRLALYAHGA, from the coding sequence GTGATCCGGGTCCTGCTGGTGGACGACCAGCAGTTGATCCGCGCCGGGCTGCGCATGCTGTGCGACGCCCAGCCGGACATGGAGGTGGTCGGTGAGGCCGGCAACGGCCGGGACGCGGTGCTGCTGGCCGAGCGGCTGACCCCGGACCTGATCGTCATGGACCTGCGGATGCCGGGGCTGGACGGCATCACCGCGACCGGGCGCATCGTGGCCGCGCGGCCGGGGGCCCGGGTGCTGGTGCTGACCACGTTCGGCGACGACGACCACCTGTACCCGGCGCTGACCGCGGGCGCGTGCGGGTTCCTGCTCAAGGACGCCGCGCCGGCGGACCTGCTCGACGGTATCCGGCGGGCGGCGGCCGGCGACAGCGCGTTCAGCCAGGACGTGCTGCATCGGCTGGTGCAGCGGGCGGTGCAGGCGCGCGCCGGTGCACCCCGTTCCGCGCCGGGGCTGACCGCCCGCGAGCGCGACGTGCTCGCCCTGGTGGCGGAGGGGTTGAGCAACACCGAGATCGCCGGGCGGCTGCACATCGGGGTCACCACGGTCAAGACGCACGTCACCAGCCTGATGACCAAGACCGGCAGCCCCAACCGCGTCCGCCTTGCCCTGTACGCCCATGGCGCCTGA
- a CDS encoding ABA4-like family protein: protein MSETLFSLTFAVAAPFWAMMIVLPRWAWTRRIVASPWIVLPPVLIYAIVVAGSLGDVLPAVISPTLPGVRELLGTSDGATAGWAHLLAFDLFAGRWAYLDSRERGIPPLVMAPILLLTILLGPLGLLTFLLVRRRWPDPTVGRRDGETDLGRRMGESGMWRRGSETGVGRRQGESGVRRRGGESGVRRRGGEAGLGRRGGEAGEWWSAGGSGVGDA, encoded by the coding sequence ATGAGCGAGACGCTGTTCAGTCTGACGTTCGCGGTGGCAGCACCGTTCTGGGCGATGATGATCGTGCTGCCGCGCTGGGCGTGGACCCGGCGGATCGTCGCGTCGCCGTGGATCGTGCTGCCGCCCGTGCTGATCTACGCGATTGTGGTGGCCGGGTCGCTCGGGGACGTACTGCCCGCGGTGATCTCGCCTACGTTGCCGGGCGTCCGTGAGCTGCTGGGCACTTCGGACGGCGCTACGGCTGGGTGGGCCCACCTGCTCGCTTTCGACCTGTTCGCCGGGCGCTGGGCATATCTCGACAGCCGGGAACGCGGGATTCCGCCGCTGGTGATGGCGCCGATTCTGCTGCTGACCATTCTGCTCGGGCCGCTGGGGCTGCTCACCTTCCTGCTCGTACGGCGGCGCTGGCCCGACCCCACCGTGGGGCGCCGCGATGGCGAGACGGACCTGGGACGGCGCATGGGCGAGTCGGGCATGTGGCGGCGCGGGAGCGAGACGGGCGTTGGACGGCGCCAAGGCGAGTCGGGCGTGCGGCGGCGCGGGGGCGAGTCGGGCGTGCGGCGGCGCGGGGGCGAGGCGGGCCTGGGACGGCGTGGGGGCGAGGCGGGCGAGTGGTGGAGTGCGGGCGGGAGCGGCGTGGGTGACGCATAG
- a CDS encoding maleylpyruvate isomerase family mycothiol-dependent enzyme — MDLRAAIADERRRIADLLDSLSPGQLDAPSLCGDWTVKEVAGHLVAATGRPAFGFLAKNGFNLHKANSRLAVQTAERPVAELAQALRDTADTIAKAPIVGYPGQLTDAQVHGQDMRRPLGLPHGLQLDRLKVSLDFMVGGHAIGFAPKRRLAGLRWEASDLNWFSGVGPLVAGPAEALLMAMCGRGAVLPELDGPGVRILDRRIA, encoded by the coding sequence ATGGACCTCCGTGCCGCCATCGCCGACGAGCGCCGCCGCATCGCCGACCTGCTCGACTCGCTGAGCCCGGGCCAGCTCGACGCGCCCAGCCTGTGCGGCGACTGGACGGTCAAGGAGGTGGCCGGGCATCTGGTCGCGGCCACCGGCAGACCGGCGTTCGGCTTTCTCGCCAAGAACGGCTTCAACCTGCACAAGGCCAACTCGCGACTGGCGGTGCAGACGGCGGAGCGCCCGGTGGCCGAGCTCGCGCAGGCGTTGCGCGACACCGCGGACACCATCGCCAAGGCGCCGATCGTGGGCTATCCGGGACAGCTGACCGACGCGCAGGTGCACGGCCAGGACATGCGCCGCCCGCTCGGGCTGCCTCATGGTCTGCAGCTCGATCGGCTCAAGGTGTCGCTGGACTTCATGGTCGGCGGCCACGCGATCGGCTTCGCGCCGAAGCGACGGCTCGCGGGCCTGCGCTGGGAAGCTTCCGATCTCAACTGGTTCTCCGGGGTGGGTCCGTTAGTTGCCGGTCCGGCCGAGGCGTTGCTGATGGCCATGTGCGGCCGGGGTGCGGTGCTGCCCGAACTGGACGGTCCGGGCGTACGAATCCTGGATCGCCGGATCGCCTGA
- a CDS encoding PHB depolymerase family esterase, giving the protein MTGRRVLSAMIGALVGAFALVAGVLVAAPPASAASLVEVTSFGTNPTGLRMHIYVPDNRPAKPALLVAVHYCTGSGPAFYSGTQFASLADRYGFIVVYPSATRSGSCFDVSSPGALRHDGTSDPVGIVSMVRYAQQQYGADPARTYVTGASSGGMMTNVLLGDYPDVFKAGAAFMGVPFGCFATTDGSSWNTACAQGQITKTPQAWGDLVRAAYPGYTGTRPRMQLFHGTTDDTLRYPNFGEEIKQWTNVLGVSQTPVLTDTPQSGWTRTRYGSASVQAPVEAISVAGVGHSLPLSGQAELAIKFFGLDSTGPSQPTPSQPTPSQPSPSQPSPSQPSGPASTCRVTDTVSAWNTGLTSSITITNAGTTAISGWQLGFTLPQGQTITSGWNATFAPSTGAVTATNASYNAQIAPGASVGIGFQATHTGNTAGPAAFTLNGTACSLS; this is encoded by the coding sequence ATGACCGGGCGGCGGGTCCTCTCCGCGATGATCGGCGCGCTCGTGGGTGCGTTCGCCCTGGTGGCTGGTGTGCTCGTGGCCGCACCGCCGGCGTCCGCGGCCTCCCTCGTGGAGGTCACCTCGTTCGGCACCAACCCGACCGGCCTGCGCATGCACATCTACGTGCCGGACAACCGCCCCGCCAAGCCGGCCCTGCTGGTGGCGGTGCACTACTGCACCGGCTCGGGACCGGCCTTCTATTCCGGTACGCAGTTCGCGTCGCTCGCCGACCGCTACGGTTTCATCGTGGTCTATCCGTCGGCCACCCGTTCCGGCAGCTGCTTCGACGTGTCCTCGCCCGGTGCCCTGCGGCACGACGGCACCAGCGACCCGGTCGGCATCGTCTCCATGGTCCGCTACGCCCAGCAGCAGTACGGCGCTGACCCGGCCCGCACCTATGTCACCGGTGCTTCGTCCGGCGGCATGATGACCAACGTCCTGCTCGGCGACTACCCGGACGTGTTCAAGGCCGGGGCCGCGTTCATGGGCGTCCCGTTCGGCTGCTTCGCCACGACCGACGGCTCCAGTTGGAACACGGCCTGTGCCCAGGGCCAGATCACCAAGACCCCGCAGGCGTGGGGGGATCTCGTCCGGGCGGCCTATCCCGGGTACACCGGCACCCGGCCGCGCATGCAGCTCTTCCACGGCACCACGGACGACACGCTGCGCTACCCGAACTTCGGCGAGGAGATCAAGCAGTGGACCAATGTGCTCGGTGTCAGCCAGACACCGGTGCTCACGGACACTCCGCAGTCGGGCTGGACCCGCACCCGGTACGGCTCGGCTTCCGTCCAGGCCCCGGTCGAGGCGATCAGCGTCGCCGGGGTGGGGCACTCCCTCCCCCTCAGCGGCCAGGCCGAGCTGGCCATCAAGTTCTTCGGCCTGGACAGCACCGGCCCCTCCCAGCCCACGCCGTCCCAGCCCACGCCTTCTCAGCCCAGTCCTTCCCAGCCCAGCCCTTCCCAGCCGTCCGGTCCGGCCTCGACGTGCCGGGTGACGGACACGGTGAGCGCCTGGAACACCGGCCTGACCTCGTCGATCACCATCACGAACGCGGGCACCACCGCGATCAGCGGCTGGCAGCTCGGCTTCACCCTGCCGCAGGGGCAAACCATCACCTCCGGCTGGAACGCGACCTTCGCACCCAGCACCGGCGCGGTGACCGCCACCAACGCCAGTTACAACGCCCAGATCGCCCCGGGCGCCTCGGTCGGCATCGGCTTCCAGGCGACCCACACCGGCAACACCGCCGGACCGGCCGCCTTCACCCTCAACGGCACCGCCTGCTCCCTCTCCTAG
- a CDS encoding endo-1,4-beta-xylanase, with amino-acid sequence MTLDPARHRGRRTSRLRGVVLTVAAGTVAVGAALTLSGTADAATTLGASAAASGRYFGTAVAAYKLSDATYLGILNTEFTMVTPENEMKWDATEPAQNSFSYTNADRIVSQATSMGARVRGHALAWHQQQPSWVQSLSGTALRNAMLNHVTQVATHYRGQIYAWDVVNEAFADGGSGARRDSNLQQTGNDWIEAAFRAARAADPNAKLCYNDYNTDGQNAKSNAVYAMVQDFKSRGVPIDCVGFQSHFNAQSPVPSDYQANLQRFADLGVEVQITELDIEGSGTAQADSYARVTQACLNVTACKGITVWGIRDSDSWRASGTPLLFDGNGTKKQAYTSVLTTLNGGTEPSTPPSTPGSPSTPPPSGGACTATLSNNAWNGGFVTTVKVTAGSSALSGWSVTVTLPSGAAVTSAWNSQSSGTTGAVRFANASYNGRVTAGGSTEFGFQGTGTAPSIVPACTASLG; translated from the coding sequence ATGACTCTTGACCCGGCCCGCCATCGCGGGCGCAGAACCAGCAGGCTGCGCGGTGTCGTCCTCACCGTGGCCGCCGGTACGGTCGCCGTCGGCGCGGCCCTCACCCTCAGCGGTACGGCCGACGCCGCGACCACTCTCGGTGCGTCGGCGGCGGCGAGCGGACGCTACTTCGGTACGGCCGTGGCGGCGTACAAACTCAGCGACGCCACCTATCTCGGCATTCTGAACACCGAGTTCACCATGGTCACCCCCGAGAACGAAATGAAGTGGGACGCCACCGAGCCCGCGCAGAATTCTTTCTCGTACACGAATGCGGATCGGATCGTCAGCCAGGCGACCAGCATGGGAGCCCGGGTACGGGGCCACGCGCTCGCCTGGCACCAGCAGCAGCCCAGCTGGGTGCAGAGCCTGAGCGGCACCGCCCTGCGCAATGCCATGCTGAACCATGTCACCCAGGTGGCCACCCATTACCGCGGGCAGATCTATGCGTGGGACGTGGTGAACGAGGCGTTCGCCGACGGCGGCAGTGGGGCCCGCCGCGACTCCAATCTGCAGCAGACCGGGAACGACTGGATCGAAGCGGCTTTCCGCGCGGCCCGGGCCGCCGACCCGAATGCCAAGCTCTGTTACAACGACTACAACACCGACGGCCAGAACGCCAAAAGTAATGCCGTGTACGCGATGGTGCAGGACTTCAAGAGCCGGGGCGTGCCGATCGACTGTGTGGGATTCCAGTCGCATTTCAACGCCCAGTCGCCGGTGCCCAGTGACTACCAGGCCAACCTGCAGCGGTTCGCCGACCTCGGCGTGGAGGTGCAGATCACCGAACTGGACATCGAGGGTTCCGGCACCGCGCAGGCCGATTCGTACGCCCGGGTCACCCAGGCCTGCCTGAACGTCACCGCCTGCAAGGGCATCACGGTGTGGGGCATCCGTGACAGCGACTCGTGGCGGGCAAGCGGCACGCCGCTGCTGTTCGACGGCAACGGCACCAAGAAGCAGGCGTACACCTCGGTGCTCACCACGCTGAACGGTGGCACCGAACCGTCGACGCCACCCTCCACCCCAGGCTCGCCCTCCACCCCGCCGCCCTCGGGTGGCGCGTGCACCGCGACGCTGTCGAACAACGCATGGAACGGCGGCTTCGTCACCACGGTGAAGGTCACGGCCGGTTCGTCGGCACTCAGCGGCTGGTCCGTCACGGTGACGCTGCCCAGCGGTGCGGCCGTCACCAGCGCCTGGAACAGCCAGAGCAGCGGCACCACCGGCGCGGTCAGGTTCGCCAACGCCTCGTACAACGGCCGGGTCACCGCGGGTGGCAGCACCGAGTTCGGCTTCCAGGGCACGGGCACCGCCCCGTCCATCGTCCCCGCCTGCACCGCGAGCCTCGGATGA
- a CDS encoding thiamine pyrophosphate-dependent enzyme, whose protein sequence is MLVRVTTPQQLDERFRDAVAALRPTGSARAPGDPVRDGSALTGERARELFDAQLTSRHLDLAARWLRSFNEGFYTIGSSGHEGNAAVAAVLRPDDPALLHYRSGAFYCVRAAGVLDPGPESDAMAEAARDVLRGVVASAAEPISGGRHKVFGRSELQIVPTTSTIASHLPRAVGIAYGMSTVPALRGVRSPWPSDAIVVASFGDASVNHATATAAFNTAGYLQHTGRQLPLLLVCEDNGWGISVPSPGGWVAETLRTRPGLRYFAADGTDLAAAYDTAREAAGWVREQRRPAVLHLSTVRLMGHAGADAEVAYRAKDDISRDVDRDPLIGTARLLVEGGFATVDDLITRYDELGWQVRKVAEEVLGEPKLTSLAEVAAPLAPRRPLRVARHVADAAGRASGIGSAARPTAFAGKLPEQAGPLTLAQTINATLTDALLTHPGAVVFGEDVAVKGGVYGVTKNLRDRFGPDRVFDTLLDETSLLGLGLGTGLAGLLPIPEIQYLAYLHNAEDQLRGEAATLQFFSQGAFRNPMVVRVAGLAYQQSFGGHFHNDNSVAVLRDIPGLVLAVPSRPADAAPLLRSCLAAAAVDGTVSVFLEPIALYHTRDLYQQGDNEWLAPYAAPGEWAGAHIPIGRARTYPVGSAEDLTILTFGNGVRMSLRVAAQLAAEGYGSRVVDLRWLSPLPVADLVREAAATGRVLIVDETRRSGGVGEGILAALVDGGFVGAARRIASADAPVPLGPAAQQVLIGEDAITQGAHALLAR, encoded by the coding sequence ATGCTGGTTCGCGTGACCACCCCTCAGCAACTCGACGAGCGTTTCCGCGACGCGGTCGCGGCGCTGCGTCCCACCGGGTCCGCGCGAGCGCCCGGCGATCCGGTCCGCGACGGCTCCGCGCTCACCGGTGAGCGCGCCCGCGAGCTGTTCGACGCCCAGCTCACCAGCCGGCACCTCGATCTCGCGGCGCGCTGGCTGCGCAGCTTCAACGAGGGTTTCTACACGATCGGGTCATCGGGCCACGAGGGGAACGCGGCCGTCGCGGCCGTGCTGCGCCCGGACGACCCCGCCCTGCTGCACTACCGATCGGGTGCTTTCTACTGTGTCCGGGCCGCCGGGGTGCTGGACCCCGGCCCCGAGTCCGACGCGATGGCCGAGGCCGCCCGTGACGTCCTGCGCGGCGTGGTCGCCTCGGCCGCCGAGCCCATCTCCGGCGGGCGGCACAAGGTGTTCGGCCGGTCCGAGCTGCAGATCGTCCCGACCACGTCGACCATCGCCTCGCACCTGCCCAGAGCGGTCGGGATCGCGTACGGCATGAGCACCGTCCCCGCGCTCCGGGGAGTGCGGTCACCCTGGCCGTCGGACGCGATCGTGGTGGCCTCGTTCGGTGATGCCTCGGTCAACCACGCGACCGCCACCGCGGCTTTCAACACGGCGGGCTACCTGCAGCACACCGGCCGGCAGTTGCCGCTGCTGCTCGTCTGTGAGGACAACGGCTGGGGCATCAGCGTGCCCTCGCCCGGCGGCTGGGTGGCCGAGACCCTGCGCACCCGCCCCGGCCTGCGGTATTTCGCCGCCGACGGCACCGACCTGGCCGCCGCCTACGACACCGCCCGCGAGGCCGCCGGCTGGGTGCGCGAGCAGCGCCGCCCCGCCGTGCTGCACCTCTCGACGGTGCGGCTGATGGGCCATGCCGGCGCCGACGCCGAGGTCGCTTATCGCGCCAAGGACGACATCTCCCGCGACGTCGACCGCGACCCGCTGATCGGCACCGCCCGGTTGCTCGTCGAGGGCGGCTTCGCGACGGTCGACGACCTGATCACCCGCTACGACGAGCTGGGCTGGCAGGTCCGCAAGGTCGCCGAGGAGGTGCTCGGCGAGCCCAAGCTGACCAGCCTCGCCGAGGTTGCCGCACCACTGGCCCCGCGCCGGCCGCTGCGGGTGGCCCGGCACGTCGCCGACGCGGCCGGCCGGGCGAGCGGCATCGGCTCGGCCGCGCGGCCCACCGCGTTCGCCGGCAAGCTGCCCGAGCAGGCCGGCCCGCTGACGCTGGCCCAGACCATCAACGCCACGCTGACCGACGCGCTGCTCACCCATCCCGGGGCGGTCGTGTTCGGCGAGGACGTCGCGGTCAAGGGCGGCGTCTACGGCGTTACCAAGAACCTGCGCGACCGCTTCGGCCCGGACCGGGTCTTCGACACGCTGCTCGACGAGACGTCGCTGCTGGGGCTGGGGCTGGGCACCGGGCTCGCCGGCCTGCTGCCGATCCCCGAGATCCAATACCTGGCCTATCTGCACAACGCCGAGGACCAGCTGCGCGGCGAGGCGGCCACTCTGCAGTTCTTCTCACAGGGCGCGTTCCGCAACCCCATGGTGGTCCGGGTCGCCGGGCTGGCCTATCAGCAGAGCTTCGGCGGCCACTTCCACAACGACAACTCGGTGGCCGTGCTGCGCGACATCCCGGGACTGGTGCTGGCCGTGCCGTCGCGCCCGGCCGATGCCGCGCCGCTGCTGCGCTCCTGTCTGGCCGCCGCGGCCGTGGACGGCACGGTCAGCGTGTTCCTCGAGCCGATCGCGCTCTACCACACCCGCGATCTCTATCAGCAGGGCGACAACGAGTGGCTCGCGCCCTACGCCGCGCCCGGCGAGTGGGCCGGCGCACACATCCCGATCGGCCGCGCCCGCACCTATCCGGTCGGCTCGGCCGAGGACCTGACCATCCTGACCTTCGGCAACGGCGTGCGCATGTCGCTGCGGGTGGCGGCCCAGCTCGCCGCCGAGGGTTACGGCTCACGGGTGGTGGATCTACGCTGGCTGAGCCCGCTGCCGGTGGCCGACCTGGTGCGCGAGGCCGCCGCGACCGGCCGGGTGCTGATCGTGGACGAGACCCGGCGCTCCGGCGGTGTCGGCGAGGGCATTCTGGCAGCCCTGGTGGACGGCGGATTCGTCGGTGCGGCCCGGCGGATCGCCTCGGCGGACGCCCCCGTTCCGCTGGGCCCGGCGGCGCAACAGGTCTTAATCGGGGAAGATGCCATCACACAGGGTGCCCATGCCCTGCTGGCGCGGTAA
- a CDS encoding peroxiredoxin gives MSIDVGDQAPDFTLKDQNNQEVSLSDFRGRKAVLLVFYPLAFTGTCQGELTEIQENYSEYSNDYIQVLTVSVDSVYSHKIWADREGFTFPLLADFWPHGGVAQAYGVFNEDAGFANRGTFIIDKAGTVRFAQQQGPGEPRDQKTWRDAFQGLAG, from the coding sequence ATGTCGATCGACGTGGGTGACCAGGCGCCGGATTTCACGCTCAAGGACCAGAACAACCAGGAAGTCAGCCTGTCCGACTTCCGCGGCCGCAAGGCGGTGCTCCTGGTCTTCTACCCCCTGGCCTTCACCGGAACCTGCCAGGGCGAGCTGACGGAGATTCAGGAAAACTACTCTGAGTACTCCAACGACTACATCCAGGTGCTGACGGTCAGCGTGGATTCCGTCTACAGCCACAAGATCTGGGCCGACCGCGAAGGCTTCACCTTCCCCCTGCTCGCCGACTTCTGGCCGCACGGCGGTGTAGCTCAGGCCTACGGCGTCTTCAACGAGGATGCCGGCTTCGCCAACCGCGGCACTTTCATCATCGACAAGGCCGGCACGGTCCGCTTCGCCCAGCAGCAGGGCCCCGGCGAACCCCGCGACCAGAAAACCTGGCGCGACGCCTTCCAGGGCCTGGCCGGCTGA
- a CDS encoding DUF3052 domain-containing protein, whose amino-acid sequence MSATAGQADGVRSLADRFGFEPTMVVMEMGYDDDVDEDLRDALTERVGELVDEDTDEVVDAVLLWYRDGDGDLFELLTDALSPLADSGVVWLLTPKAGRDGHVEPSEVSENAPTAGLQQTSTVNAGKDWTAARLVSSRGAKKK is encoded by the coding sequence GTGAGCGCGACCGCTGGTCAGGCCGACGGCGTACGCAGCCTGGCGGACCGGTTCGGCTTCGAGCCGACGATGGTGGTCATGGAGATGGGCTACGACGACGACGTAGACGAAGATCTCCGTGACGCCCTGACCGAACGCGTGGGCGAATTGGTCGACGAGGATACCGACGAGGTGGTCGACGCGGTGCTCCTCTGGTACCGCGACGGCGACGGTGACCTGTTCGAACTGCTCACCGACGCCTTGAGCCCGCTGGCCGACAGCGGCGTCGTGTGGCTTCTGACCCCCAAGGCGGGCCGCGACGGCCACGTCGAACCGAGCGAGGTCAGCGAGAACGCACCGACGGCCGGTCTGCAGCAGACCTCCACGGTGAACGCCGGCAAGGACTGGACGGCAGCACGCCTGGTGTCCTCCCGCGGAGCGAAGAAGAAGTAG
- a CDS encoding histidine kinase, with translation MGGVDWLGRLFDIRGSLVRIALLDLTGVGYLVVIARAEHAWEPGQWVLAAVAFTAALALHKRPAVNFAVQAGLLVVALVGLDDPMIHRVGAGWTLLELTLAGSPLLQDQATDQHAKERQAKEQQARKQQATERQAAEGHAPEGPAANRQAAEGLAAERQPIERQATARQAAKRRWWAAGALCAVYLAAAWGEPAGQWVQRVFGLVFGVGVPVLLGTVIRTSAELAWQSAVSAREEHRRRESEARAARADERGAIARELHDVVAHHVASMVLRVGVARHVLPDLDARTREVFDDVHETGTTALEDLRRLVAVLRRPGDARIDPSLTAIEPGALPAALDGAVETARRAGLVVDADIDREVAGLDAVRGLAVLRLTQEALTNVTKHAGGAARVRLVVAIDRGDVFWEVTDDGGGLPGGGPVGTPPVPAVNGGHGLTGMRERVAVLGGDLQAGPAGGGWRVRTTLPGVAS, from the coding sequence GTGGGTGGCGTGGACTGGCTCGGGCGGCTCTTCGACATTCGCGGGTCGCTCGTTCGTATAGCGCTGCTCGACCTGACCGGCGTGGGCTATCTGGTGGTCATCGCCCGGGCGGAGCATGCGTGGGAACCGGGGCAGTGGGTTCTGGCGGCCGTGGCGTTCACCGCGGCGCTCGCCCTGCACAAGCGGCCGGCCGTCAATTTCGCTGTGCAGGCGGGGTTGCTGGTCGTCGCGCTGGTCGGGTTGGACGATCCGATGATTCACCGGGTCGGGGCCGGGTGGACGTTGCTCGAACTGACTCTGGCGGGCAGCCCGCTCCTTCAGGACCAAGCGACAGACCAGCACGCGAAAGAACGACAGGCGAAAGAACAGCAAGCGAGAAAACAGCAAGCGACGGAACGGCAGGCTGCGGAAGGCCATGCCCCGGAAGGGCCGGCGGCGAACCGGCAGGCCGCGGAAGGGCTCGCGGCGGAACGGCAGCCGATCGAGCGGCAGGCGACTGCGCGGCAAGCGGCCAAGCGACGGTGGTGGGCGGCCGGGGCACTGTGTGCCGTCTATCTTGCGGCGGCGTGGGGGGAACCGGCCGGGCAGTGGGTGCAGCGGGTGTTCGGGCTGGTGTTCGGGGTCGGCGTGCCGGTGTTGCTGGGGACGGTGATCCGCACCAGCGCCGAGCTTGCGTGGCAGTCCGCCGTGTCCGCCCGGGAGGAGCATCGCCGCCGGGAGTCCGAGGCTCGCGCCGCCCGGGCCGACGAGCGTGGTGCGATTGCTCGGGAGTTGCACGATGTCGTTGCGCATCATGTGGCTTCGATGGTGTTGCGGGTCGGGGTGGCGCGGCATGTGCTGCCCGATCTCGATGCCCGGACGCGGGAGGTTTTCGACGACGTGCACGAGACCGGCACCACCGCCCTGGAGGACCTGCGCCGGCTCGTCGCGGTGCTGCGCCGGCCCGGGGACGCCCGCATCGACCCGTCGCTGACCGCGATCGAGCCAGGGGCCTTGCCTGCCGCGCTGGACGGCGCCGTGGAGACCGCGCGCCGGGCTGGGCTCGTCGTGGATGCCGACATCGACCGCGAGGTGGCCGGGCTCGACGCCGTCCGGGGGCTGGCGGTGCTCCGGCTGACCCAGGAGGCGTTGACCAACGTCACCAAGCACGCCGGGGGCGCGGCCCGGGTGCGCCTCGTCGTCGCCATCGACCGCGGCGACGTTTTCTGGGAGGTGACCGACGACGGCGGTGGCCTGCCCGGTGGTGGGCCGGTGGGCACGCCCCCGGTGCCGGCGGTGAACGGGGGGCACGGCCTGACCGGCATGCGTGAACGGGTGGCGGTGCTCGGTGGCGACCTGCAGGCCGGACCGGCCGGCGGCGGCTGGCGGGTCCGCACCACGCTGCCGGGGGTGGCGTCGTGA
- a CDS encoding MFS transporter, protein MTDVPMTLWRNREFNLLWASQSLSDLGTAISGLAVPLLVLALTGSPVQAGLVGTLGLVTGVLFRLPAGVVADRFDRRRIMLICDGVRFLAYLLLGVAVLRDRATLAMVIAVVLVASVGNAFFGTAEHSALRSIVPVHQLPTAVARNEARSYATSLAGPPLGGVLFGLGHAVPFVGDAVTFLASMLGVALVRRPLQEHREAAPAGHLAALVEGVRFVVGDPFLRTVVLVAAPLNLSLHGVIFTVIVTMQAHHTPPGIIGTVETVVGVGGLLGSLLAPALQRRLPLPVLIRTVCLVAALLMSAGALVTDSVLAAVPVGLATLFGPATNAALFGHQAAITPDRLQGRVVSVIIVLATSIAAAAPLIAGLLIATVGSAAAVLVFAALVAGAAVKATMSRGLRTQTPAPGSTPA, encoded by the coding sequence ATGACCGATGTGCCAATGACGCTGTGGCGCAATCGGGAGTTCAATCTGTTGTGGGCCAGCCAGTCGCTGTCCGACCTCGGCACGGCGATCTCCGGTCTGGCCGTCCCGCTGCTGGTGCTCGCGCTCACCGGTTCACCCGTGCAGGCGGGGCTGGTGGGCACGCTCGGGCTCGTGACCGGGGTGTTGTTCCGGCTGCCCGCCGGGGTGGTGGCCGACCGCTTCGACCGCCGGCGCATCATGCTCATCTGCGACGGGGTGCGCTTCCTCGCATACCTCTTGCTGGGGGTGGCCGTTCTCCGCGACCGGGCGACGCTGGCCATGGTGATCGCGGTGGTCCTGGTCGCGTCGGTGGGCAACGCCTTCTTCGGTACGGCGGAGCACTCGGCGTTGCGCTCCATCGTGCCCGTCCACCAGCTGCCCACGGCTGTCGCCCGCAACGAGGCACGCTCGTACGCGACGTCCCTCGCCGGGCCGCCGCTGGGTGGTGTGCTGTTCGGGCTGGGGCACGCGGTGCCCTTCGTCGGCGACGCGGTCACGTTCCTGGCGTCGATGCTGGGGGTCGCCCTGGTGCGCCGGCCGCTGCAGGAACACCGCGAGGCCGCCCCGGCCGGGCACCTGGCCGCCCTGGTGGAGGGCGTCCGGTTCGTCGTCGGCGACCCTTTCCTCCGTACGGTGGTGCTCGTCGCCGCCCCGCTCAACCTCTCGCTGCACGGGGTGATCTTCACGGTCATCGTCACCATGCAGGCCCACCACACCCCGCCGGGCATCATCGGCACGGTCGAGACCGTCGTGGGCGTGGGTGGCCTGCTCGGGTCGCTGCTCGCCCCGGCCCTGCAGCGCCGCCTGCCCCTGCCGGTGCTGATCCGCACGGTGTGCCTGGTCGCCGCGCTGCTGATGTCGGCCGGTGCGCTCGTCACCGACAGCGTGCTGGCCGCCGTACCGGTCGGGCTGGCCACCCTGTTCGGCCCGGCCACCAACGCGGCGCTCTTCGGCCACCAGGCGGCCATCACCCCGGACCGGCTCCAGGGCCGCGTGGTCAGCGTCATCATCGTGCTCGCCACGTCGATCGCGGCCGCGGCCCCGCTGATCGCCGGACTGCTGATCGCCACGGTGGGTTCCGCTGCGGCGGTCCTCGTCTTCGCGGCCTTGGTGGCCGGCGCCGCTGTCAAAGCCACCATGTCGCGCGGCTTGCGCACGCAAACCCCGGCCCCCGGCAGCACTCCGGCGTGA